One window of Triticum dicoccoides isolate Atlit2015 ecotype Zavitan chromosome 5A, WEW_v2.0, whole genome shotgun sequence genomic DNA carries:
- the LOC119300346 gene encoding uncharacterized protein LOC119300346, producing the protein MAGEAVNAVVLAVTSELTSRVFSGLIQRYGKDAATREKLQRLEMLLIKINSAVEASQKRTIKNSWLLQWRDKPALQGMEVLASFTQRVKDAEETSDTNNPNQQQGEAASSSASAPATDVGPLSFRKHSLSGMLQGIRNTRAILFSSGSGDTVRLNKTLGSLEMLSPDISEFISLLHLEALPKAAQTHYGGSLSTWKTRKRRSSTRHRNPSVEPSLFSLSTKSDKTEEMSPEEKYPQKCDNKHIFDNKYSQKRNNKHIFELACKKLALYQKEQEFVLLRHRLEAAFGEISKAVELADSRDFEDLEWLSYWAGILMEAKEQVREALGATVDAKDKQERCEQEDELSSFVHRLEGLVWDAEYFKKLVDLCPAF; encoded by the coding sequence ATGGCAGGCGAGGCAGTTAACGCTGTGGTTTTGGCTGTGACTAGCGAGCTCACCAGCAGAGTGTTCTCCGGCCTGATACAGAGGTACGGTAAGGATGCAGCCACCAGGGAGAAGCTGCAGCGGCTAGAGATGCTGCTAATCAAGATCAACAGCGCCGTTGAGGCGTCTCAGAAGCGCACCATCAAGAACTCGTGGCTGCTCCAGTGGCGCGACAAGCCAGCCTTGCAAGGCATGGAGGTTCTTGCCAGTTTCACACAGCGGGTCAAGGATGCTGAAGAGACTAGCGACACCAATAACCCTAACCAGCAGCAAGGCGAagcagcttcttcttctgcttctgctccCGCTACAGATGTAGGTCCCCTGTCTTTCAGGAAGCATTCTCTGTCCGGTATGTTGCAGGGGATTCGCAACACTAGAGCAATTCTGTTCTCGAGTGGCAGCGGCGACACGGTAAGGCTGAACAAGACATTGGGAAGTTTAGAAATGCTGTCACCAGACATCAGTGAGTTCATAAGTTTGCTTCACCTTGAGGCCTTGCCAAAGGCAGCTCAAACACATTACGGTGGATCATTGTCGACATGGAAGACAAGGAAGAGGAGAAGCTCGACCAGACATAGAAATCCCTCAGTGGAGCCTAGCTTATTTAGTTTATCGACAAAGTCGGACAAGACAGAAGAAATGTCACCTGAAGAAAAATACCCCCAGAAGTGCGACAACAAGCATATCTTCGACAACAAATACTCCCAGAAGCGCAACAACAAGCATATCTTCGAGTTGGCGTGTAAGAAGTTAGCACTTTACCAGAAGGAGCAAGAGTTTGTGCTCCTGCGTCACAGGCTTGAGGCAGCATTCGGCGAGATCTCCAAGGCCGTCGAGCTGGCTGACAGCCGCGACTTCGAAGACCTGGAGTGGCTATCGTATTGGGCTGGCATCCTCATGGAGGCGAAGGAACAAGTCCGGGAAGCCCTTGGCGCCACCGTCGATGCAAAAGATAAGCAGGAGCGATGCGAGCAAGAAGATGAACTCAGCAGTTTCGTCCATAGACTAGAGGGGTTAGTTTGGGATGCAGAATACTTCAAGAAACTGGTAGACCTCTGCCCTGCATTCTAG